atgacaagatgCTTATTCCACTTAAACTGCTTAACAATCAGCATTTCAACTCAGATGCAAATATATATTCACTCAGTCGTTCATTCATCcatttgttcattcattcacCCATAATAATTTGTTCAGTTGTTTAATTTCCTTATAAAGAGTTTTTTTGGAAGGGCTGGATAGAGTGGGTAAGGGAGCAATAGTCTTATAAGTCTCTTCTCCCAAATGTCccacttctctctctctctctccaattAAAAGTTTCATAATTGTCCTCCTTCTTGCTGTAGGTGCAGCCGTCGCTTTGATGTTACAGCAGTCTGTAGTTTGCCTTTATTGTCAATATAATTTTGCGGCATTTTTTCTCTAAAAAATGTGACTTTAAAAAGTCTCCTTGGTGATCGTTTTGAGGCGCCTCCCAGTTTATCAACAACTTCCCATGTACGTCTGCACACTCCCGCTTCCTCCAGCGTCCGCAGGTGTGACTCTGCGCTTGTCTCTGTGTATGGGGAGCTGCTTTTGTGTGTCAAAacataaatgtaacaaatatgAGAGCCTACTGAGATGTCTTATAGATAAAGTCGTGGTTGATAAGGGTTCTGTGGCAAGCGGCACAGTTTACTGAGAGGAGGTCAGTTTCTAGTCAAATAGGAGTTATCAAACGGTAGTTCTTGCCAGCAGTGGAGTCTCCTATACAGAGCTCTGCACCAGCTGGGATGTTGTCACTGAGTGGGAAAAAAGCAAGTACACAAGTACCTCCACAATGCAgtgtttatttccctagtaacaGGGAAAGTGGCCAAAATCAAACCAGAAAAATAGGAGAGTGTGAAAACATGATTGAATTGAACAGGCGTGGGGGCCAAGGCATGTAGCTGTTTGTTAATACTTTTATCTCCACTCTTTTTCTTTCTCACACTCTCAAGCACAAAAGTTGCCATTCTCCTCCTAAACTTACAAATAAGTGAGATCAAAAGGTCTGGCTGTAAAACTTtttagttttatatatatatacatctatATTTCTCAAAATGTTACTGTTCAAATATGTCATgtaatttaacatttatttaagTCTGTTCATATGTTAGTGTGTTTAGTGTATTTTTAAATGACATTGTacctctgtgtgagtgtgtgtctctgtgtgtgtgctgtgtcgtGATTTGTGCACACAAGTCTGTCTGTGGTACACACGTCCACCCAACCCTTCGCTTCTCTTCCTCTCTTTTCCCATCTGCTCTTCtctttttcttctctttttatTAATCCGCTACTGTCAGTGACAGTAAACCATGCTTCCaacggtctgccaatccaataTTTACAGTTGTgatctctttctttctctctctctctctctcttgctctctctccatTCTTTTCCTCATCCCCTTCTCTTTCACTATGTCTTCTTGGCTTCATGTCTCTTCGCTTCTCCTTCGATCGGTCTGACCCTCTCGGGGGGGTAGAGCAGAGACAGGGAATGGTGAAGAGAGCCTATGAAGGAATGCAGAGAGAAACAATTGATATGAATAAACAGAGCACGAGATGGACAACAAATAGTATATACAAGGTGATGGACAACAAAAAGTACACAAAAGGTGATGGACAACAAAGAGCATACACAAGGTGATGGACATGGTGTGACCTTGGGACTCAATGATAATTCTGACAAAATACACCACAAGAGGACATGCTTTCAAAGAAACAAGCTACAGAACTCTCTTCCTCCGTCGTTGCCCTTCCCTTTTCCTTGTCTTTTCTTTATTTTCCTCTTCTTTCCCACTAATCTCTGTTCTCTGTCCTACATCTTTATCTCACCTGTCCATCAGCCTTTTCAATGCTCGCTCGATATTCATGCGGTGACCAACACGGGTCACCCCCAGGTCCAGGTAGTCCTCCTTGGTGAGGGAGGGGAGGTGCGTGCCGTCGATCTCATTGTCCAAGAACTTCTCCCTGTGCTCTCCCAAGTTCAGATAGCCCAGCCAGTCGGCAACGTCGTATTTCGTCCAGTACGGGAGAGGCTTGGAGGCAAAGGGCTTGGTGGACGGAGGCAGGGGCAGGTGCGGATAGCTGAGGCAAGCTGGCGGCGGGAGCGGATGCAGCGGAGGAGAGGACGTGCCTGATAGGAATTGGGTTGGGGAGAGGGAGCGGGAGACCACCAGTGAGGAATTGGGAGGGGGCGCCCCGGAGGGAGCAAAGAGAGGCGGTGAAGGTGAGAAGTAGGGGTCTCCCAGGGGATTGGCTGGCGACGGCGGGGTGATGGAACCCCTTAATTCATAGGGGCTGCCATATAAGGGTGTTGTAGGAAGAATCGGAAGAGAGGAAGGACGAGGGGGGCCAAGCTTTGGCCTATCAGACAAAGAGATAAGTGGGCTGGGTGCACGGCGGCGCTGTAAGTGGTGGGAATGGCTGTGAGACTCAGACCTTCTGGATTCCCGGCTTGGGGCGAACTGGAATTCCAAGGCCTTGCTTCGGTATGAGTGTCTGTGCTTGGGAGAGGTAGGGTATGGGGAGTAGGAGGGGGACAGGGGGGAGTGGGTTTGTGGGGACTGGGAGCGTGCGGTAGGGGGCTGCGGGGACGGAGAGCGGGCCCAGTTGGGGTAGAGCGATGGCTGAGATGATGGGGAGGGCGAGGGCGTTGGGGACAGGGCTGGCTGGGGAGTTAGAGTGGGAGAGGTGGGCAGTGGAGAGGGGGAACGAGCTGTGGGGGTTGGAGGGCTCAGGGCCGAGGAGGAGTCTTCAGAGAACCTGGACGAAAGACAGAGGGCAGGAGTTCAGTAGCTTTTCATTGAGGAACACAGCTCCTCTGCACTGACATCGAATAAAACAGCTGAGCAAGAGCAGGAGGAAGACAGAGAGAATCCCTGAGTAACCTTGCTGTTTGaggcacaggcagacagacaagaaCGGTATTGACGATTACCGGAAAGAGAGGAGGCTTAAATccgtactcacacacacatttttgtatataATCCCTACATATGACCAAAGACTATCCATTTGTCTGTGGATTCTTCTTGGTGCCCAGTGacaaaatatactgtatattgcatGTAGAAcagtacaaaaagaaaaagaagaatCTAGAAAAATATCAGATGCCGAAGCACAGGGGACAGATATTTCGAGAGGGGAGTCATACATTGTGCTGACACACTGTTGACTCAGTCACAGTGTAGCAGGGGGGAAGTGACTCAGTGCTGTTTTAATGATGACACACAGGGCTTATCCACACCAGTCACAAATAGAGTAAACAGACACGCCCAGCGTATGGGATGCAGGACAGGACACCAAGACTTTGCAGTAGGTCACAGAAACACAAGTAAAAGCAAACCTGTCCAGAGCATGAGAGACATCTTTCACAAACATACATGCTCGAGACTGCAAGGAAAACACTGAGGAGTGACAAATCTACCTGGACATACATGACTTTCAACAAGGACATTTAGACATATGATACAGATGTCCAACACCAAGTGGAGCCACAGACCGCGAGCAGCCGTACCTGTGTCTAGCCAGGGACCTCTGTCCTCCCCAGCCCTCCATGCTTTTGTTGCCCATCTGCTGCAGCTTGGAACTCAGTTCGTTGATGATGCTGGCTTTCATACTTGAGAGAGGGGGGTGCAATTTCCGTCCTTCCAGAAATACAACACCCCCGTGCGTCCCCTCTTCTCCTGTGCCTTCAGgcccccccccagtgcccccTTCTCCCCAGAGGGGTTTTAGCTCTGGTGTCCGAGGCCTCTCAATATAGAGGGAGGAATGAGTCCCCAAGCTCTGGCTCTCCCGAACTCTATAGCCCTCATGTCCATTCTCTTCCTCATTGACTTCCTCGCCTTCTAAGACTTCCTCGGCCActtcctctctctgtctttggGTGTGAAAGGAGGGCGGCGCAGTGTTGGTCTGTCGATGAAGGTCTGGCACCGACCTCCCACCTTCCTTGTAGCGCTGTACTTTTGGGTAGGTAGAGGGCGCTGTCTTTGAGTTGTGCATCTCAAACGTTTGCCCATCTAAATAAGTCATATAGGAATCGAGGATGCCACTGCCCCTGTCCCCTGGCACCCCCCCTATTCTTTCTCCCTTTTCCCCTCTCATTCCTCCCATCCCTAAGATGTTGTCCAGATGGTGGTCACTACTGCTGCGACTGTCCAGCTCCTCAATCCCAGAATCTACCACGGTCTCCAGGGACTCCCCACTTTTGGCGGAAGTGTGGGTTTGGTCGATGGTCTTGCCCCCACCCGCACTTGCGGTAGTGGTTGCCGCATGCTCCAAGTGCATAAGGGTGGTTGTGGTGGGTGTAGGTGCAGTTGAGGTTGGGGTGGTGCTCACATAGCTCACAGTCGTGGTCGCAACAGATATCCCCCTGTCTTGGGCAGAATTGGCTGTGGGGGTGGGACTGCGGACCACTACGGTGGTCGTGGAAGGAGCAGAaagagggggaggggtgggagagGAGTGTCCCGCATTCTGTGTGCTGTTGTAGAGATGGTGAGAGTGACTGACAGATAGGGGTCTATGGAAGGTGGAGGTGGTGGGAGGAGAGATCGAAGCAGGGGCTGACGATTCTGACAGAGATGGCTGGAGGGTGGAGGGTGATGGTGGAGCTAAAGggcgggaggaggaggaggaaggggagAGGGCTGATTGGGTTAGGTTGGCTACCTCACTGTCATAGGACGTAAGGCTGGATGTGGTGGAATCCCCCGCCTGGGGGGATGTAAGTGGCGTGTGGGAAGGAAAACTTCCTATGAAAGGCTCTTTTTGTCCTGATGGAGGtgggggaggaggtggagggggaggaggaggtggtggaGGCTTTATGGAAGCGTGTAGGTTACTGGTAATCATTCCTCCCTGATGACCATACCCTGACATTCCTCCCAGACCCCTATCAAAGCTATTGGCGAATTGTAGAGGTGGAGGCAAGGGGTCAGCGAAAACAAACTCATCATCTATGTCTACTGAGGGGGCAGGAGGCGGAAGTACCATCAAACCCAAGCCTCcattttctcctccttcgctgcCCTTTGTGGGGGCTGGGGCCaccgggggaggggaggggggagtcaCAGAGAGGATCGAGGCATTGGTGTCACTTTCCATGCGCAAGAAAGTGGGTCTCTGTGGTGGGGCTTGATGGGAAGAGGATTGGGATTGCAGCTGGGAAGCCTGCTGCTCCGGCTTCTTCCCGTACGCCTCCCTCTCCCGCTCCCTGTAGCCTAGCTGATAGTTCTGCGACTGGTAATGATGTGTGTGGATTGGCTTATCTTCTGAAAATCGCACTCTCAACCCCTCCCTGGGTCCCACTTCTTTCTCCTTCTCACTGCCCTCCTCATCCCACACCCCTCCACTACGGTATATCCTCGGGGAAGGTGGGCGGCCTGGTGTGGAGGTGGTGGCAGCGAGAGAGGAAGATGTGACGAGGTAAGAGGAGCTGGAGGACTGGGAAACCGAGGCGGTCGAGGAGGAGGCGATGTGGGGTAGCAGGGATGGTGAGGTGGCGATAGACGGGAAGGCCCCGACACTGGAGAGCTGGCGCCCAAAGTGGTGCTCGCCCCTCTCCCTGCGCATCCTCCCATCATCTTTTAGGGCCCTCTCCCTAGCAGCCAGGGCCAGGCCAAGTGGGGAAGAGGGATCCAGAACCTTCCCAGTCAATGGGTGGATGAAGGTGGTAGCTGGCTGTTTCCCTGCCCGATAGAAATCAGTTGGTACAGATTTGGGCTGGTAGTCACCAGCGGGTGCTGGCGTAGAATATTCCGGGAGCCCGAATGCGGGGGGCATGCTGCGTGCATGATGGATGAAGGTGTCTCCAGAGAACATGCCCTCGTCAATGGATTTGGATGGGCGCAGGCGGGGGGACGGGTTCTCCATCTGGGCGCTGTGCTGCTGCGTTGTCGGGGTCCTCCCTCCACCCAATCCCAATCCAACCTCATCCTCAGCTGAGATGAAGAAGGACGCGCTCTTCCTTCGTGCTTCGTGGAATCGCTCCCTGTCCCTGCGGGCCGCCCCAACTATGGCTGCCCCGAACTGACTGGTGAAATCCACGCTCTCCTGGGCACGGAGGGATGGGAGAGAAGGTCGGAAGGTGGATGAGGGGACGGGGTTTGCTGGAGTCGATCCCGCCGCAGGGCTGGGGGTGGATGTTGGGGGCTCGGCGGGCTCTCCGGGCGATGGTTTGGCTTCAGTGTCTGGTGGTGGCTCTGCATCCACACTGCTGCCCTGGCTGCTCCGGCCGCTGCTGCTCGTGGAAGGTGCCTTAACAATGATGGTCGGGATGGGGATGGAGCTTTTTTCCACAGGGACTTGGGACTTGAGAGCGTGCGTGGGTGTCTGGTTCTCAACTTTGGACTGTTTGACTAAGTGGCCCTTTCCTCTCCTGGCACCTCCTTTGGGTGCACCCCCGCCACCCGCCTGGCCTGCTCCGCCCCTGTCCATGCGGGACACTGGCTGCTGGGAGGCCTGGCTCTGCACAGACGGCTGCTGCTGGCTCATGGGAGCCACGCTGGATGGGGGGACGGCATTGCTGTAGCCCCTCCTCAAAACTGCCGCCCTCCCTGCTGCGGCTCCTACAGATTCTCCAACGTACATGCTGCCTTTGCGAGTGGGCCGACTCGGCTGAGGGTGGGAGGGGTGCGACGAAGGGTGGGAGAAAGGGGCTGCATGGTCCACACCCCCGCTGCCGCCACCCGGCCCTCCACGGCCTGTCTGGGAATAGTGGACTGCCTGCGAGTAGAGCTGGTATTGCGACGACGTGGAAGCCTGGGACACCGAAACTGAGGGCTGTTTCTGCAGCTGTTTCCCTCTCCAGCCCAAGGAGGGCCCTGCAGAGAAAGGAGGGTCAGGTGGGGCAGTGGTGGGGGGCGGAGGGATGTCATCAGAGCCAGGAACCGATAGGCTGCGTGAGAACTTCATAGCCGGAGGGTGAAGGTACTGCTTCTCCTCCTCTGTAACACCTGGAGCAAAGCCAAGTGCAGAGAGTAAGAATGCACATACTCGAAAGCGAAGTATAACGACTAGATAGGACTCTGAGAAACATCTCGAAAAAGGAGGAGCTAGCAGCCAGCTGGACCATGACGACTTACAGGGCGCCAATGATGTCAAACCAAACTCATCACTCATTTTGAATTCTACCACTGGGACTATGCTGgtatctgtctgtccatgtcTTTTGGTCTTGGTTCGTTCTTTGTTAAATTGCACTTAAgtgagctgcatgttccttcgTGCCCTTGCTATGCCTACGTGGGTTTGTCTGCACCACAGCTTCAGTGAGTTTGCTCTGGCGTCTGTATATCTGTCgcaacagacagacatacagatgAGTACAGTCCAGCCCAGTACTGTCCTAGACAGTACTGACCTTTACTGTACACGGCTGTACAGTAGAGACACAGAGCACAAAACGGTACAGACAAAGCAGACTGGAGCCTTACGTATCGTATAGCACAGTCACGCAGAACAGTACAGTGAAGTACGGACcaaggacggacagacagataaACAGACAACCTCACCGATGGATTTCTGTCGCAGCATCATACCGTGCTGTGGAGCATGGCCTGACATTAATTGTGCTCGGTCATAGCCAAACCCTGATCCCGATGACATCATGCCGACTCCTGATTGGTCGTAATTTGCCTGCTGAAAAGAAGCAACAgacagggaaaaaaataaacgcaGTCAGTGGAAATGCTAACATAAATTACCTAAAGAGGAAACATGGACAAGGCCTGACATTCACATCCTCATGCAAGTACAGGCAGTTCTTGACCGATGTAAGTAATCCGTTCCATAAACTATACCCCCCCATTCCATTCAAGACACCTTATAGCAAAAAACACATAATCAATAAATTTACTACTAATACATAATaaagaacacattaaataaatgaaaagataaAGTGTAAATTCGCAGGTGTACGCCGACTTTTTGCATTAGCGCTTCCTTAATCTCTCAGATATCTTGGGCATAAGTTTGGATTTAGGCAAGTTGACTTTACATGAGTCAGGAGCTGCCTCTATATTTAATTCATCTCGTCTGCTCTTCTGTTGACTTGCAAGGAGTTAGAAGGTC
The sequence above is a segment of the Brienomyrus brachyistius isolate T26 chromosome 5, BBRACH_0.4, whole genome shotgun sequence genome. Coding sequences within it:
- the LOC125743003 gene encoding SH3 and multiple ankyrin repeat domains protein 1-like isoform X7, with protein sequence MTMPLSPLSSDEEQQRMLGKSQHFYPGAEDEDGEEEDDEEEAEENHTEERGDKENGELEGEEEEEEVKEMQKGGQSRGGREEGPRQAANMIGQPMADRQLRPSNLGHVRNPHLSNPGPAHHQPANQQQPLHPSASRQQLRRLRERSQSTVTPGEDTQISMMVFRIGIPDIKQTQKCLRFNPDATVWCAKQQVLCSLTETLRDVLNYGLFQPATDGHDAKFLEEERFLRDYPQSFEKGVPYLEFRYKTRVYKQTNLDDKQLAKLHTKASLKKFMSYVQGGMLEKMAKLLDKGLDPNYHDSDNGETPLTLAVQTEQASAEGIRLLVMGGAHIDFRAKDGLTPMHKAVRSHNHAGLLTLLALGASPDYKDRWGLTPLYHSVLTGGDTSCCETLLYHRSKLGVRDENGWDEMHQLRDEEEYGMQEIHKACQNGHAQHLEHLLFYGADSSSQNASGNTAMHICALYNKESCVRILLYRGASKEAKNNNGQTPFQVAIMSGHFELGEIIKNHSDADVVPFLETPKYAPQRLDSARTLALPRPHPLLRANSDNTMNVPDWMGPPGVAASNAVSVQGYKNPSSSRSSSSPRGARTRSPSRGRGGDKEEKGRQTRGRQGPMSANSTASAGGQRRRLYSAVPGRVFVATRSHSAQGDREISISKGDKVKVLSVGEGGFWEGTVKGRTGWFPSDCVQEVPAQSQDSRSESRSEKAKKLFRHYTVGSYDSVDAPSDYIIKEKTVLLQKKDNEGFGFVLRGAKAQTPIEEFTPTPAFPALQYLESVDEGGVAWRAGLRMGDFLIEVNGHNVVKVGHRQVVNMIRQGGNSLMVKVVMVTRNPEMEEASRKKVPQQSKRLTPPAIALRSKSMTSELEEMEFEASQVSEKKRTVYQMALNKLDEILAAAQQTISTSEGQGPRPHGGKRDKNRGIYSNEQANYDQSGVGMMSSGSGFGYDRAQLMSGHAPQHGPSLGWRGKQLQKQPSVSVSQASTSSQYQLYSQAVHYSQTGRGGPGGGSGGVDHAAPFSHPSSHPSHPQPSRPTRKGSMYVGESVGAAAGRAAVLRRGYSNAVPPSSVAPMSQQQPSVQSQASQQPVSRMDRGGAGQAGGGGAPKGGARRGKGHLVKQSKVENQTPTHALKSQVPVEKSSIPIPTIIVKAPSTSSSGRSSQGSSVDAEPPPDTEAKPSPGEPAEPPTSTPSPAAGSTPANPVPSSTFRPSLPSLRAQESVDFTSQFGAAIVGAARRDRERFHEARRKSASFFISAEDEVGLGLGGGRTPTTQQHSAQMENPSPRLRPSKSIDEGMFSGDTFIHHARSMPPAFGLPEYSTPAPAGDYQPKSVPTDFYRAGKQPATTFIHPLTGKVLDPSSPLGLALAARERALKDDGRMRRERGEHHFGRQLSSVGAFPSIATSPSLLPHIASSSTASVSQSSSSSYLVTSSSLAATTSTPGRPPSPRIYRSGGVWDEEGSEKEKEVGPREGLRVRFSEDKPIHTHHYQSQNYQLGYREREREAYGKKPEQQASQLQSQSSSHQAPPQRPTFLRMESDTNASILSVTPPSPPPVAPAPTKGSEGGENGGLGLMVLPPPAPSVDIDDEFVFADPLPPPLQFANSFDRGLGGMSGYGHQGGMITSNLHASIKPPPPPPPPPPPPPPPSGQKEPFIGSFPSHTPLTSPQAGDSTTSSLTSYDSEVANLTQSALSPSSSSSRPLAPPSPSTLQPSLSESSAPASISPPTTSTFHRPLSVSHSHHLYNSTQNAGHSSPTPPPLSAPSTTTVVVRSPTPTANSAQDRGISVATTTVSYVSTTPTSTAPTPTTTTLMHLEHAATTTASAGGGKTIDQTHTSAKSGESLETVVDSGIEELDSRSSSDHHLDNILGMGGMRGEKGERIGGVPGDRGSGILDSYMTYLDGQTFEMHNSKTAPSTYPKVQRYKEGGRSVPDLHRQTNTAPPSFHTQRQREEVAEEVLEGEEVNEEENGHEGYRVRESQSLGTHSSLYIERPRTPELKPLWGEGGTGGGPEGTGEEGTHGGVVFLEGRKLHPPLSSMKASIINELSSKLQQMGNKSMEGWGGQRSLARHRFSEDSSSALSPPTPTARSPSPLPTSPTLTPQPALSPTPSPSPSSQPSLYPNWARSPSPQPPTARSQSPQTHSPLSPSYSPYPTSPKHRHSYRSKALEFQFAPSRESRRSESHSHSHHLQRRRAPSPLISLSDRPKLGPPRPSSLPILPTTPLYGSPYELRGSITPPSPANPLGDPYFSPSPPLFAPSGAPPPNSSLVVSRSLSPTQFLSGTSSPPLHPLPPPACLSYPHLPLPPSTKPFASKPLPYWTKYDVADWLGYLNLGEHREKFLDNEIDGTHLPSLTKEDYLDLGVTRVGHRMNIERALKRLMDRLSSPFPVSALPPREGQTDRRRSEET
- the LOC125743003 gene encoding SH3 and multiple ankyrin repeat domains protein 1-like isoform X3, translating into MTMPLSPLSSDEEQQRMLGKSQHFYPGAEDEDGEEEDDEEEAEENHTEERGDKENGELEGEEEEEEVKEMQKGGQSRGGREEGPRQAANMIGQPMADRQLRPSNLGHVRNPHLSNPGPAHHQPANQQQPLHPSASRQQLRRLRERSQSTVTPGEDTQISMMVFRIGIPDIKQTQKCLRFNPDATVWCAKQQVLCSLTETLRDVLNYGLFQPATDGHDAKFLEEERFLRDYPQSFEKGVPYLEFRYKTRVYKQTNLDDKQLAKLHTKASLKKFMSYVQGGMLEKMAKLLDKGLDPNYHDSDNGETPLTLAVQTEQASAEGIRLLVMGGAHIDFRAKDGLTPMHKAVRSHNHAGLLTLLALGASPDYKDRWGLTPLYHSVLTGGDTSCCETLLYHRSKLGVRDENGWDEMHQLRDEEEYGMQEIHKACQNGHAQHLEHLLFYGADSSSQNASGNTAMHICALYNKESCVRILLYRGASKEAKNNNGQTPFQVAIMSGHFELGEIIKNHSDADVVPFLETPKYAPQRLDSARTLALPRPHPLLRANSDNTMNVPDWMGPPGVAASNAVSVQGYKNPSSSRSSSSPRGARTRSPSRGRGGDKEEKGRQTRGRQGPMSANSTASAGGQRRRLYSAVPGRVFVATRSHSAQGDREISISKGDKVKVLSVGEGGFWEGTVKGRTGWFPSDCVQEVPAQSQDSRSESRSEKAKKLFRHYTVGSYDSVDAPSDYIIKEKTVLLQKKDNEGFGFVLRGAKAQTPIEEFTPTPAFPALQYLESVDEGGVAWRAGLRMGDFLIEVNGHNVVKVGHRQVVNMIRQGGNSLMVKVVMVTRNPEMEEASRKKVPQQSKRLTPPAIALRSKSMTSELEEMEFEASQVSEKKRTVYQMALNKLDEILAAAQQTISTSEGQGPRPHGGKRDKNRGIYSNEQANYDQSGVGMMSSGSGFGYDRAQLMSGHAPQHGVTEEEKQYLHPPAMKFSRSLSVPGSDDIPPPPTTAPPDPPFSAGPSLGWRGKQLQKQPSVSVSQASTSSQYQLYSQAVHYSQTGRGGPGGGSGGVDHAAPFSHPSSHPSHPQPSRPTRKGSMYVGESVGAAAGRAAVLRRGYSNAVPPSSVAPMSQQQPSVQSQASQQPVSRMDRGGAGQAGGGGAPKGGARRGKGHLVKQSKVENQTPTHALKSQVPVEKSSIPIPTIIVKAPSTSSSGRSSQGSSVDAEPPPDTEAKPSPGEPAEPPTSTPSPAAGSTPANPVPSSTFRPSLPSLRAQESVDFTSQFGAAIVGAARRDRERFHEARRKSASFFISAEDEVGLGLGGGRTPTTQQHSAQMENPSPRLRPSKSIDEGMFSGDTFIHHARSMPPAFGLPEYSTPAPAGDYQPKSVPTDFYRAGKQPATTFIHPLTGKVLDPSSPLGLALAARERALKDDGRMRRERGEHHFGRQLSSVGAFPSIATSPSLLPHIASSSTASVSQSSSSSYLVTSSSLAATTSTPGRPPSPRIYRSGGVWDEEGSEKEKEVGPREGLRVRFSEDKPIHTHHYQSQNYQLGYREREREAYGKKPEQQASQLQSQSSSHQAPPQRPTFLRMESDTNASILSVTPPSPPPVAPAPTKGSEGGENGGLGLMVLPPPAPSVDIDDEFVFADPLPPPLQFANSFDRGLGGMSGYGHQGGMITSNLHASIKPPPPPPPPPPPPPPPSGQKEPFIGSFPSHTPLTSPQAGDSTTSSLTSYDSEVANLTQSALSPSSSSSRPLAPPSPSTLQPSLSESSAPASISPPTTSTFHRPLSVSHSHHLYNSTQNAGHSSPTPPPLSAPSTTTVVVRSPTPTANSAQDRGISVATTTVSYVSTTPTSTAPTPTTTTLMHLEHAATTTASAGGGKTIDQTHTSAKSGESLETVVDSGIEELDSRSSSDHHLDNILGMGGMRGEKGERIGGVPGDRGSGILDSYMTYLDGQTFEMHNSKTAPSTYPKVQRYKEGGRSVPDLHRQTNTAPPSFHTQRQREEVAEEVLEGEEVNEEENGHEGYRVRESQSLGTHSSLYIERPRTPELKPLWGEGGTGGGPEGTGEEGTHGGVVFLEGRKLHPPLSSMKASIINELSSKLQQMGNKSMEGWGGQRSLARHRFSEDSSSALSPPTPTARSPSPLPTSPTLTPQPALSPTPSPSPSSQPSLYPNWARSPSPQPPTARSQSPQTHSPLSPSYSPYPTSPKHRHSYRSKALEFQFAPSRESRRSESHSHSHHLQRRRAPSPLISLSDRPKLGPPRPSSLPILPTTPLYGSPYELRGSITPPSPANPLGDPYFSPSPPLFAPSGAPPPNSSLVVSRSLSPTQFLSGTSSPPLHPLPPPACLSYPHLPLPPSTKPFASKPLPYWTKYDVADWLGYLNLGEHREKFLDNEIDGTHLPSLTKEDYLDLGVTRVGHRMNIERALKRLMDRLSSPFPVSALPPREGQTDRRRSEET
- the LOC125743003 gene encoding SH3 and multiple ankyrin repeat domains protein 1-like isoform X6; translation: MTMPLSPLSSDEEQQRMLGKSQHFYPGAEDEDGEEEDDEEEAEENHTEERGDKENGELEGEEEEEEVKEMQKGGQSRGGREEGPRQAANMIGQPMADRQLRPSNLGHVRNPHLSNPGPAHHQPANQQQPLHPSASRQQLRRLRERSQSTVTPGEDTQISMMVFRIGIPDIKQTQKCLRFNPDATVWCAKQQVLCSLTETLRDVLNYGLFQPATDGHDAKFLEEERFLRDYPQSFEKGVPYLEFRYKTRVYKQTNLDDKQLAKLHTKASLKKFMSYVQGGMLEKMAKLLDKGLDPNYHDSDNGETPLTLAVQTEQASAEGIRLLVMGGAHIDFRAKDGLTPMHKAVRSHNHAGLLTLLALGASPDYKDRWGLTPLYHSVLTGGDTSCCETLLYHRSKLGVRDENGWDEMHQLRDEEEYGMQEIHKACQNGHAQHLEHLLFYGADSSSQNASGNTAMHICALYNKESCVRILLYRGASKEAKNNNGQTPFQVAIMSGHFELGEIIKNHSDADVVPFLETPKYAPQRLDSARTLALPRPHPLLRANSDNTMNVPDWMGPPGVAASNAVSVQGYKNPSSSRSSSSPRGARTRSPSRGRGGDKEEKGRQTRGRQGPMSANSTASAGGQRRRLYSAVPGRVFVATRSHSAQGDREISISKGDKVKVLSVGEGGFWEGTVKGRTGWFPSDCVQEVPAQSQDSRSESRSEKAKKLFRHYTVGSYDSVDAPSDYIIKEKTVLLQKKDNEGFGFVLRGAKAQTPIEEFTPTPAFPALQYLESVDEGGVAWRAGLRMGDFLIEVNGHNVVKVGHRQVVNMIRQGGNSLMVKVVMVTRNPEMEEASRKKVPQQSKRLTPPAIALRSKSMTSELEEMEFEASQVSEKKRTVYQMALNKLDEILAAAQQTISTSEGQGPRPHGGKRDKNRGIYSNEQANYDQSGVGMMSSGSGFGYDRAQLMSGHAPQHGMMLRQKSIGPSLGWRGKQLQKQPSVSVSQASTSSQYQLYSQAVHYSQTGRGGPGGGSGGVDHAAPFSHPSSHPSHPQPSRPTRKGSMYVGESVGAAAGRAAVLRRGYSNAVPPSSVAPMSQQQPSVQSQASQQPVSRMDRGGAGQAGGGGAPKGGARRGKGHLVKQSKVENQTPTHALKSQVPVEKSSIPIPTIIVKAPSTSSSGRSSQGSSVDAEPPPDTEAKPSPGEPAEPPTSTPSPAAGSTPANPVPSSTFRPSLPSLRAQESVDFTSQFGAAIVGAARRDRERFHEARRKSASFFISAEDEVGLGLGGGRTPTTQQHSAQMENPSPRLRPSKSIDEGMFSGDTFIHHARSMPPAFGLPEYSTPAPAGDYQPKSVPTDFYRAGKQPATTFIHPLTGKVLDPSSPLGLALAARERALKDDGRMRRERGEHHFGRQLSSVGAFPSIATSPSLLPHIASSSTASVSQSSSSSYLVTSSSLAATTSTPGRPPSPRIYRSGGVWDEEGSEKEKEVGPREGLRVRFSEDKPIHTHHYQSQNYQLGYREREREAYGKKPEQQASQLQSQSSSHQAPPQRPTFLRMESDTNASILSVTPPSPPPVAPAPTKGSEGGENGGLGLMVLPPPAPSVDIDDEFVFADPLPPPLQFANSFDRGLGGMSGYGHQGGMITSNLHASIKPPPPPPPPPPPPPPPSGQKEPFIGSFPSHTPLTSPQAGDSTTSSLTSYDSEVANLTQSALSPSSSSSRPLAPPSPSTLQPSLSESSAPASISPPTTSTFHRPLSVSHSHHLYNSTQNAGHSSPTPPPLSAPSTTTVVVRSPTPTANSAQDRGISVATTTVSYVSTTPTSTAPTPTTTTLMHLEHAATTTASAGGGKTIDQTHTSAKSGESLETVVDSGIEELDSRSSSDHHLDNILGMGGMRGEKGERIGGVPGDRGSGILDSYMTYLDGQTFEMHNSKTAPSTYPKVQRYKEGGRSVPDLHRQTNTAPPSFHTQRQREEVAEEVLEGEEVNEEENGHEGYRVRESQSLGTHSSLYIERPRTPELKPLWGEGGTGGGPEGTGEEGTHGGVVFLEGRKLHPPLSSMKASIINELSSKLQQMGNKSMEGWGGQRSLARHRFSEDSSSALSPPTPTARSPSPLPTSPTLTPQPALSPTPSPSPSSQPSLYPNWARSPSPQPPTARSQSPQTHSPLSPSYSPYPTSPKHRHSYRSKALEFQFAPSRESRRSESHSHSHHLQRRRAPSPLISLSDRPKLGPPRPSSLPILPTTPLYGSPYELRGSITPPSPANPLGDPYFSPSPPLFAPSGAPPPNSSLVVSRSLSPTQFLSGTSSPPLHPLPPPACLSYPHLPLPPSTKPFASKPLPYWTKYDVADWLGYLNLGEHREKFLDNEIDGTHLPSLTKEDYLDLGVTRVGHRMNIERALKRLMDRLSSPFPVSALPPREGQTDRRRSEET